A window of the Vespa crabro chromosome 8, iyVesCrab1.2, whole genome shotgun sequence genome harbors these coding sequences:
- the LOC124425914 gene encoding cyclic AMP response element-binding protein A-like, whose protein sequence is MKKSAIMSSSSSSSDMNFMDLLFSREDAFLKDVVKDEPFVDHNYTDDAITTEEWPTNPDDFLDSIFKLEDNQFNLIENDLEAIPSSSSDSGLSSALSLSCEQQLSPLLPIEEDQAEVSNSDLSSPQNFMDFDSLGSPNQSMGSIDSPIRSVVSSNIGSPVTDVNEEMEFEPTLVAVVNPNNTVPDSTPVITTDQQPTVNIEALIKQQAHVTPQENTINVRNLTCSGKRNIRQLIRVTPMGSGNPRSILLPVSLKDMKEVRTIKIINASQARNLKGFKINQANIINKPVQMTIKQEDSSSEKGCNSSDEISETDSPYPRLKLNAEEKRLLQKEGITLPTHYPLTKHEERELKRIRRKIRNKISAQDSRKRKKEYVDGLEDRVKQCTEENMTLLKRIKALQSQNQSLAGQLKRLQALIQKSNKSAQPATCLMVLLLSLALVAVPNLRPHSNSNNELTKEQEQPEKMPPLAGRSRTLLYTKQLKDEELQQYGEELLQEVEGLLDHDYSPVVQMPPYKRPRIENEVNNQKFIASSEQIGGTLSGIFGGQEMPFMKPSNRKYIEPPLDDVWPPPNPGGKTEPKVVDKLEALTNELKINISDSEGTRTVLVKVPHEQ, encoded by the exons atgaaAAAGAGTGCAATtatgtcgtcgtcatcatcctcTTCGGATATGAATTTCatggatttattattttctcgcgAAGACGCCTTCCTTAAGGATGTCGTTAAGGATGAGCCTTTCGTCGATCACAATTACACTGACGACGCCATCACG aCGGAAGAATGGCCAACGAATCCGGACGATTTCTTGGATTCGATTTTCAAATTAGAAGATAATCAATTCAATCTGATCGAAAATGATTTAGAAGCAATTCCATCCTCCTCATCGGACAGTGGACTTTCCAGCGCTTTGAGTCTTTCCTGCGAGCAACAATTGAGTCCTCTTTTACCGATCGAAGAAGACCAAGCTGAAGTCTCGAATTCAGATTTAAGCAGTCCCCAGAATTTTATGGATTTTGATTCACTAGGAAGTCCAAATCAATCGATGGGTAGTATCGACAGTCCTATAAGATCGGTTGTCAGCTCGAATATAGGATCACCAGTCACGGATGTTAACGAAGAAATGGAGTTCGAGCCAACTCTCGTAGCTGTGGTAAATCCTAACAATACCGTTCCTGATTCTACTCCTGTCATAACAACAGATCAACAACCGACAGTTAATATAG AAGCACTAATTAAGCAGCAGGCACATGTGACGCCTCAAGAAAATACGATAAATGTTCGCAATCTGACGTGCAGTGGAAAGAGAAACATAAGGCAATTAATTCGTGTTACACCAATGGGATCTGGTAACCCTAGGTCGATTTTATTACCCGTTAGCTTAAAGGACATGAAGGAAGTAcgaacaataaagataataaacgcATCGCAAGCCAGAAATCTCAAAGGCTTCAAGATTAATCAAGCAAATATCATTAACAAACCTGTTCAG atGACCATAAAGCAAGAAGATTCCAGCAGCGAAAAAGGTTGTAATTCGAGTGACGAAATTTCGGAAACAGATTCACCTTATCcaagattaaaattaaatgctGAAGAAAAACGTCTTTTACAAAAGGAAGGAATAACATTACCAACTCATTATCCGCTCACGAAACACGAAGAACGTGAGCTGAAGAGGATCAGACGTAAGATTCGCAACAAAATATCTGCTCAGGATtcacgtaaaagaaaaaaggaatacgtGGATGGATTGGAGGATCGTGTAAAACAGTGCACAGAAGAAAACATGACGTTGCTCAAACGTATAAAAGCACTCCAATCCCAAAATCAGAGTCTAGCCGGTCAACTTAAGAGACTCCAAGCATTAATACAAAAAAGCAACAAGAGCGCTCAACCAGCAACTTGTCTGATGGTCCTGTTACTTTCGCTAGCACTCGTAGCTGTGCCGAATCTTCGACCACACTCAAATTCCAACAATGAACTCACAAAGGAGCAAGAACAACCTGAAAAGATGCCGCCTCTTGCAG GTCGTTCGAGGACACTCCTTTATACGAAACAATTAAAAGATGAAGAACTGCAACAATATGGCGAGGAATTGTTGCAGGAAGTCGAGGGTCTTTTGGATCACGATTACAGTCCTGTGGTTCAGATGCCTCCCTACAAACGTCCTCGCATTGAGAACGAAGTGAACAATCAAAAGTTCATTGCTTCCTCGGAACAAATTGGTGGTACGTTAAGTGGTATATTTGGTGGCCAAGAAATGCCGTTTATGAAACCGAGCAATCGGAAATATATCGAGCCACCATTGGATGACGTTTGGCCACCACCTAATCCAGGCGGGAAAACGGAACCTAAAGTGGTCGATAAGCTTGAAGCTTTAACCAACGAACTAAAGATCAATATATCTGACTCGGAAGGCACCAGAACCGTCCTCGTAAAAGTACCTCATGAACAGTGA
- the LOC124425916 gene encoding DNA primase small subunit, protein MGDVANLNDLLPIYYARLFPFNDYYDWLSYGSTNNFSRREFSFTLQDDIYLRFQSFKTLKDLEADIKRLLPFKIDIGAVYNVPPKEQRKRARFFPVERELVFDIDMTDYDEVRTCCEGTDICNKCWKFMILACKILDNALRADFGFKHILWVFSGRRGIHCWVCDPEARFLEDVQRAGVAEYLQIIGGGEYMKKKVNLSTDTLHKSIRRALDIIEAEFIPMCIEEQDILGTNERMEKFLAILPDEEDQQELKNLFGQCSSSTTRWKAFCEFVKDKRTKRGSKWYLYRHLREEVMLQYAYPRLDINVTKGMNHLLKSPFCIHPKTGKVCVPFTVKTVEKFQPDKVPTIMTLIDEINEFDAKEKTEEINNLDTTKIKDYKKTSLKKSLHIFHEFLWGLKEARKGLKAKENDEKMEF, encoded by the exons ATGGGAGATGTAGCAAATCTTAATGATTTATTACCAATTTATTATGCTAGATTGTTTCCTttcaatgattattatgacTGGCTCAGTTATGGAAGTA CAAATAACTTCAGCAGAAGAgaattctctttcactcttcaAGATGATATTTATCTTCGATTCCAATCATTTAAAACTCTTAAAGACTTAGAAGCAGACATCAAGAGACTTCTTCCATTTAAAATTGACATTGGTGCTGTGTACAATGTTCC GccgaaagaacaaagaaaaagagcacgATTTTTTCCCGTAGAAAGAGAACTTGTTTTTGATATTGATATGACAGATTATGATGAAGTAAGAACATGTTGCGAAGGTAcagatatttgtaataaatgttGGAAGTTTATGATACTTGCATGTAAAATATTAGACAACGCGTTAAGAG CTGATTTTGGATTCAAGCATATTCTCTGGGTATTTTCTGGTAGAAGAGGTATACATTGTTGGGTTTGTGATCCAGAAGCACGCTTTTTAGAAGATGTTCAACGTGCTGGAGTTGCAGAGTATTTACAAATTATCGGAGGAGGAGAatacatgaaaaagaaagtcaaTTTATCCACTGATACTTTACATAAATCTATTAG acGTGCATTAGATATAATTGAAGCAGAATTTATACCTATGTGCATTGAAGAGCAAGATATATTAGGAACAAATGAAAGAATGGAAAAGTTTCTAGCGATATTACCTGATGAAGAAGACCAGCAAGAACTGAAGAATTTATTTGGCCAATGTTCTTCCAGTACAACTCGATGGAAAGCATTCTGTGAATTTGTCAAAGACAAAAGAACAAag AGGGGATCAAAATGGTATTTATACCGTCATCTTAGGGAAGAAGTGATGTTGCAATATGCCTATCCAAGGTTAGATATAAATGTTACAAAAGGAATGAATCATCTTTTAAAATCTCCTTTCTGCATACATCCAAAAACGGGCAAAGTTTGCGTACCATTTACGGTAAAGACCGTAGAAAAGTTTCAGCCAGATAAGGTTccaacaataatgacattaattgaCGAAATTAATGAGTTCGACGCAAAGGAGAAgacagaagaaataaataatttagatacaacaaagataaaagattataaaaagacGAGTTTAAAGAAATCACTTCACATATTTCACGAATTTTTATGGGGACTTAAAGAAGCGCGAAAGGGTTTAAAGGCTAAGGAAAATG atGAAAAAATGGAATTTTAA